Proteins encoded together in one Pseudomonadota bacterium window:
- the miaA gene encoding tRNA (adenosine(37)-N6)-dimethylallyltransferase MiaA, producing MADSNPNERSGEPLVVIGGPTASGKSPLAMDLAEMVGGEIINGDSMQVYDELRLLTARPGPDDERRVPHHLYGFMSVTERCSVALWADAARRVVTDCLTRGSVPIIVGGTGLYLATFMRGLSPIPDVPASVRSDVMARVDGFTAQELHDLARAVDPDLAQRIPVGDAQRLIRLLEVHEATGEPLSAWQQQPRRNAWPGPVLFLVLRPDRAVLYQACNERFDAMMAAGALQEVAALTDRDLSPDLPAMRALGVPPLLAHIRGEMAVDEAVQTAKTATRRYAKRQLTWFRHQAGDAIVLDDQDAAERLACARAHISGFLLTAKGPKA from the coding sequence ATGGCGGATAGCAATCCCAACGAACGATCAGGCGAACCGCTGGTGGTGATAGGCGGTCCGACGGCTTCGGGCAAGTCGCCGTTGGCGATGGATTTGGCGGAGATGGTCGGTGGCGAGATCATCAACGGCGACAGCATGCAGGTCTATGACGAGCTGCGCCTGCTGACCGCGCGTCCCGGTCCCGACGACGAGCGACGCGTACCGCATCACCTCTATGGGTTCATGTCCGTTACGGAGCGCTGTTCCGTGGCGTTGTGGGCCGATGCGGCGCGACGTGTTGTCACGGACTGCCTGACACGCGGCAGCGTGCCGATCATCGTCGGCGGAACCGGGCTCTATCTCGCGACTTTCATGCGCGGCTTGTCGCCTATCCCGGATGTGCCGGCATCAGTACGGTCTGACGTCATGGCGCGCGTGGACGGTTTCACGGCGCAGGAGCTTCATGATCTCGCCCGCGCTGTCGATCCGGACCTTGCCCAACGCATTCCGGTTGGCGACGCGCAACGTCTGATCCGCCTGCTGGAAGTTCACGAAGCCACCGGTGAGCCGCTTTCGGCCTGGCAGCAGCAGCCTCGCCGGAACGCCTGGCCGGGACCGGTGCTCTTTCTTGTGCTTCGTCCCGACCGCGCGGTCCTCTACCAGGCCTGCAACGAACGGTTCGATGCCATGATGGCCGCCGGCGCTTTGCAGGAGGTCGCCGCGCTCACTGACCGCGATCTGTCGCCCGACCTGCCGGCCATGCGTGCCCTTGGGGTGCCGCCCCTGCTGGCGCACATAAGGGGCGAGATGGCCGTGGATGAGGCGGTTCAGACGGCCAAGACGGCGACACGGCGCTATGCCAAACGCCAGTTGACCTGGTTTCGCCATCAGGCAGGTGATGCGATCGTTCTAGACGATCAGGATGCCGCGGAGCGCCTGGCGTGCGCCCGCGCACACATCTCCGGGTTTCTGTTGACCGCCAAAGGGCCAAAAGCGTAG